A genome region from Sander vitreus isolate 19-12246 chromosome 21, sanVit1, whole genome shotgun sequence includes the following:
- the LOC144536712 gene encoding C-reactive protein-like translates to MACARREEDWSVNTVRFAVGVLGVFGWSLTLSSATQVGLSEKVLVFPYETDFSFVALIPQKEMGLRAFTLCMRVATELPEERQIILFAYRTADYDELNVWREQDGRISFYMSGDGTFFHLPPLTTFRTSLCLTWESRTGLTAFWVEGKRSTYQVYKPGHSIRPKGTVLLGQDPDKHLGGLEAVQSFVGEITDLNMWDFVLSRSMIQAWHYGHKVPKGNIFDWGNMEYELNGNVMVVDDD, encoded by the exons ATGGCCTGTGCTAGGAGGGAAGAGGACTGG agtGTCAACACTGTGAGGTTTGCTGTGGGTGTACTTGGTGTCTTTGGATGGTCTCTGACACTCTCCTCAGCCACCCAAG TGGGTCTGAGTGAGAAAGTCCTGGTGTTTCCTTATGAAACAGACTTTAGCTTTGTGGCCCTAATCCCGCAGAAGGAGATGGGGCTGAGGGCCTTCACTCTCTGCATGCGTGTGGCCACTGAGCTGCCGGAAGAACGTCAGATCATCCTGTTCGCCTACCGTACCGCCGACTATGACGAGCTCAACGTGTGGCGTGAGCAGGACGGACGCATCTCCTTTTACATGAGCGGTGACGGCACCTTCTTCCACCTGCCGCCCCTTACCACCTTCCGCACCAGCCTCTGCCTGACCTGGGAGTCTCGCACAGGCCTCACTGCTTTCTGGGTGGAAGGGAAACGCAGCACCTACCAGGTCTACAAACCTGGGCACAGCATCCGTCCAAAAGGCACCGTCCTCCTGGGCCAGGACCCAGACAAACACCTGGGAGGTTTAGAGGCCGTGCAGAGCTTTGTAGGGGAGATTACAGATCTGAATATGTGGGACTTTGTGCTCTCCAGGAGCATGATCCAGGCCTGGCACTATGGGCACAAGGTCCCCAAGGGCAACATCTTTGACTGGGGCAATATGGAGTATGAGCTGAACGGTAACGTGATGGTGGTGGATGATGACTGA